From a single Coturnix japonica isolate 7356 chromosome 25, Coturnix japonica 2.1, whole genome shotgun sequence genomic region:
- the LOC107324386 gene encoding feather beta keratin-like, translating into MVLPTISPPFFALVNRIYLRPREMSCYDLCAPTTCGPTPLANSCSEPCVRQCQDSTVVIQPSPVVVTLPGPILSSFPQNTTVGSSASAAVGSALSAGGVPISSGSSLGFGSFAYPSLGSGYSRPYRRYNTYRSSFNGPC; encoded by the exons ATGGTCCTTCCAACcatttctcctcccttctttGCCTTGGTCAATAGG ATTTACCTCCGCCCCAGAGAAATGTCCTGCTATGACCTGTGTGCCCCCACAACCTGTGGACCAACCCCACTGGCCAACAGCTGCAGCGAGCCCTGCGTGCGCCAGTGCCAGGACTCCACAGTGGTGATCCAGCCCTCTCCTGTGGTGGTGACCCTGCCAggacccatcctcagctccttcccccagAACACCACTGTGGGATCCTCAGCATCTGCGGCTGTTGGGAGTGCACTCAGTGCAGGGGGAGTCCCCATCTCCTCTGGCAGCTCCTTGGGATTTGGGAGCTTTGCTTATCCCAGCTTGGGCAGCGGGTACAGCCGGCCCTACCGCCGCTACAACACCTACCGCAGCAGCTTCAATGGGCCGTGCTAA